ATACAAATACCACGGTGGAACAAGGCCGCACTTATATGGATAGCGGTTCAAAAGTTACCGATAACATAGACCTTAGTTTAAAAGCGGTGGTAACAGGGCTCCCTTTGAATACACTCACCACAGGAACTTATCCTCTTGTATTTAATGCCACCGATAGCAGCGGGAACAAAGCTATACCAGTATATAGATATGTAACAGTAATAGCAGATGCAACAGCTCCTTACTTAGCTTTGATAGGAAATAATCCCGACACTGCTGATGCTAATATTACTTATAGTGATCCCGGAGTAATTGCTTACGATTCTGTAGATGGAAATATTGCTAACAATGTAGTGAGAACAGGCAGTGTAAATGTTGCCATATTAGGGACTTATCAATATCAATATAAAGTGGCTGATAAAGCAGGAAATCAAGCAGGACCTATTTCACGCGATGTATTTGTTACTGATCGTGTGAAACCAGTTATCATACTCACTGCACCTAATCCTTATACCATGAATATAGGTGATGTATATACAGAGTCTGGATATAAAGTTACTGATAATTATTCTACTAATTTAACAGTGAATGTTAGCCCAAGTACATTTACAGCTACAAAACCCGATACCGTTTATATAACCTATACGAGCACGGACAGCAGTGGAAATACAGGCACTGTGCAACGTATGGTAATTGTAACCGACAATGTAGGACCAGTTATTAAACTAAAAGTAGGCGATACCATATATACTGAAGCGGGCTTTACGTTTACAGACCCAGGCTATACTGTAACAGATGATTATGATACTGGACTAACCGCTACTGTAATTGGCAGTATCAATATCATGCAATTAGGGGTACAATCTTTAACTTATGTTGCTTCTGACAATTCTGGTAATTCTACTTCAAAAACCAGAACAGTGATAGTGCAAAAAACTAAGAAACCTGTATTAACCCTTAATGGTAAGGTAATAGATTCTGTTATGCAGTTCCAAAGTTATACCGACCTTGGGGTAACTATCACGGATAATTATTATACTTCAGCAACCCTGCAATCTTTGTTAACTATTACAGGAAGTGTCAACACTTCAATACTAGGGAGCTATACCTTAACGTACGGACTTACGGATCCATCGAACATTAAAGCAGATGATGTATCTAGGTCGATAGTTGTATATACTGCAAATTCAATTAGGGGAACGCTGGTAGCTGATGAATTACGTTTGTATCCAAACCCCGCTAATGATGTATTGAACTTGGTATTTACCAACACAACTAAAGCCAAACAAATACTTATATATAATCAAGCAGGACAGTTAGTGTTTAGTGCAAGTGCTCAAGCTACAGATAAAATGATTTCAATGCCCGTTAATGAACTTGCACACGGATTATATTATATAGCTGTGGTAACTAGTGAAGGAAGACAGATAGCGAAGTTTGTGAAAGATTAAAAAGGAGTAAGTGGCTTTACGCGAGATAGCTAACGCAAATTATACAATGTAATATTAAAAGAGCCGATGAGTTTAAATTCATCGGCTCTTTGTTTTTTTATATCATCCGTATGGTCTTGAGTTCCTATTCGCCGCGGCGAACCGAATGGTACTTACCCCTTACTCCTAGTTTCTAATTGCCAGATGCAGCGTTTCTTAAAACAAAAATGTCGTAGTATTTGAAATTTTGGTACGCTTTTTATAAAGTAGGTAGCAAGAAATAAATACAGCCATGAGAAAAATTATTAAAGCAAGCATTTTTAGTATCGTAATACTATTTGTTTGGGCGTTCACTACCAAAGTTGAGCAAGCTGATCCATTTACTACTGGAGAGAAACTTGAATACCGAGTACACTATGGAATGATGGACGCAGCAAAAATTAGCATGACCATTGATACTGGAATTAAAAATGTGAATGGAAAAAACACCATTAGAATTATGGGCGATGGTAAAACTTTGAGCGGCTACGATTGGTTTTTTAAAGTGCGTGACCATTATGAAACCTTTATTGACACACAAACAAATTTACCTGTTAAGTATATACGCAATGTGCAAGAGGGTGGATATAAAGATGTGGAACACGCCACCTTCGACCACCGTAACAATAAAATATATAGTAGCAAAGGAATATATAAATCAGACGGAGCTTCGTTTCAAGATGTGTTGTCAGCTATATATTATTTGCGGGGGCAAAATTTGAAAAACATGAAGAAGGGGGATAAAATTAAAGTAAAATTTTATTTAGATAAAAAAATATATGAATCGGAAGTGACGATAGGTGGAAGGGAG
This Bacteroidota bacterium DNA region includes the following protein-coding sequences:
- a CDS encoding DUF3108 domain-containing protein, translated to MRKIIKASIFSIVILFVWAFTTKVEQADPFTTGEKLEYRVHYGMMDAAKISMTIDTGIKNVNGKNTIRIMGDGKTLSGYDWFFKVRDHYETFIDTQTNLPVKYIRNVQEGGYKDVEHATFDHRNNKIYSSKGIYKSDGASFQDVLSAIYYLRGQNLKNMKKGDKIKVKFYLDKKIYESEVTIGGREVIKTSLGKFNTIILKPNVVVDRVFPNKDALTIWATDDANLIPLRIKTELMVGSIKADITKITGNRNPLTSKIK